The region TACTGCCTCCAACTACCTGCTCCCTTGTATGCGACCCTGAAGCCATAGATTTTATCATATTCAAAGGGCTGTCATTGTACTCATCTACTTGAGGAATTGCTACCTCCGTGATGGATGCATTCGGTATTTCTAACTGTAGTGGTCCCATCtccagggaactacactcaggAGGGTCACTTGGCTCAGAGAGAGGAGAACATATCTTCTCTTTTTGAACTCCAGATGTCCGTGTGACAAAGTCAACAAGGTCCGGAAGGCAAGGAGATGGCCCAAGGCCTAAAGGATTAATTGTTTCTGATTCCAATCTGAGTGAATCTTGTTTCTCTAACTGACAAGTTTCTTCTATTTCCTCAGGCATCATTCCTCCTGCTAACAGGTCAAGGGCCTGGTGTGTTCCCTCTAGGCTCCCCAAGCCAAGGCCAACATTTTCCATTGAAAGTCCAGTTTTCAAAATGTTAGGAGTGATCCTCCCAGTTCCAGGATTAGATGAGCTTTGTTCACCCTCTGCTCCGAAGTTAAGCACCAGGGTTTTGGGAGAATCTAATGGAAACTCAGAAAAGGATGGTATTGGTTCAAAGTCAGCGAGAGTAGAAGGATTACTTCCTATAGGTGACACAGAATTTTCTTCACGTACTTTCTGAGACAGGGCAGTTGCGGATCTATGTGCTGGGTCTACCCTAGTATTGCAGAAATCAACACCTATATCCCCCAGGTTCCCCAGGGCAGCAAGCTCTTCTACTTTTAAGTTTGTAACTTCAAAGTTTTCTAAGGCCTTGCTTTCTATTGTCACTGTTAGTTCTGGATGGACATCTCGAAGATCCAGGGCTTCTGCTTTGGGTTTCTCTGGGCTCTCCCAGGTCTCTGGCTTCTTGTTCTCATCCCAAACAGTAAGTTCATAGATCATTTTACCCTGAAACTCTTTTGATCTTTCTCTCTTCAGTTTAAGGCTTCTGTACCTAGAGGCTCTAGAAGCTGATCCCGGAGCTGAATTTTCTAGCCACTCCTCACTAGCAGTTGAAACTCCTTGCTCCTGTTCACTATCTTTCAAACACATATCTGATCTGGCTGAGGACTGAAGAAGCAATTCTGGGGCAGAAATTTTCACAGGTGTATCTTGTGGGTTCTGGAGTAAAGACCTAGCTTCTAAAGGAAATGAGTCTATTTTTGCCTTTGTGGAAGAGAGCACCTGTGCGTTCAATTCAGTCACTACTTTACCTTGAGTTTTACTTCCTGTTATCAATTGCTTGGACTGTTTAGCCTTTTTGTCAGTCATTTGCATGTTGGGTTGTTCTACTTCTCCCTCCCACATGTATCTGTTCCCATGGTTCAAATTAGAATCCTCTACACTATTGGGCCCAACATTGGTATCTGTTCCCTCTCCCACTGTCCTCTCAGAGAGCTTCGCTCCCCCTTCTTTTAGTTCAGCGCTTGTCTCTACTTCACTTTTTCCACAATCCTTAGATTGGTGGAGCTCTTGGCTTTCCTCATCCTGGTTACTAGATTCCACAAGGTGGGTTTCTAACAGCTTCTGAGATTCCATGGTATGACAGTGTACATGTGACAGCTCAGGGGCTGGCTTGACACCTGGTGGCCCAGGGTCTCCCAGGTCAAGTTCAATTTTCCCCTCTGGAGATACATCCCTATTAGCATCACTCTGGAAGGAACTAGAAGTCCACATGGCCAAAGTCTCTGTCTTTGGGGTAATAGTTTCATAAGGCCTGTTTTGGCACAACCTTGTCAGAGGCTGTAAGAAGCCATAGCTGCTGCCTCTGCTTTTTGAGTCTATATTTTCTACAACTGACCATTTCCCTAGGGACACCAGAGGTTTTGAAATGGGCTTTTCAGGGCTGCTGACTAAAGGAGCAGAGACCAAATTTCTATCTGGAGGCAACTCCTCTTGGGATGCACTGCTGTTCAAAGTAGAAGTGGAAGAGGTGTCTGAACTTTCAGCTCTATTTTCCCCATTAGCCAATGGACCACCACTCAGCTTAGTCTCAGGGGCCCCTTTTCCACCACTACTGTAGAATATGTCATACAGATCCTTAGCATTGGCTGTGGCTAAGCATGAATTTcgcttttctaattttttggctTGTTCACTGAACACACTTGAGAGGGGAGGTGGAGGACGCACTAACACAGAGAATAGGGTCTGGTCCCGGTCACTCTCACTCACCCCAGGAGCCGTCTCATCAGAAGGAATGGCAGCTGGCTGTGCTGAGGCCATGATGGCTACCGGTAATACTGGGTTCAAAATGTTAGGACCCAGGAAGCCAGGGCTGACAGTGTGAGATACAGTTGGGTTTGATTTTACTGGAGCCAAAATAGCATTTGCTTGAGCAGGAGATGGGGCAGCTGGATGAGGTATAACTGGGGGTGGTGGAGGTGGCGGTGGAGGTGGCGGTGGTGGAGGTGGTAGCATTTGTTCAGGTACATGTGATGGCTCATTCTTTTCAGCCAGCACCATTTTTTCCTCTGGAGACCCTTTTAGAATCACCTCTTCCCCTCCAAATGCTTTAGAGATGATGTCGGGAGGCAAGAGGAGATCAGCTGAAGACTCTTTAACCACTGGCAGAGGCTTAGCAGTGGTTCCAGAGGACTTGATGGATAGAAAGGTGTTAAGAGGAGCTGGCTTGCTCACTGTGGCTGAACCTGACTTGCGGAGGACTGTGGATGGGATAGGCAGGTTGGGTCGGATCTTAGTCTGGGTTGAAGTTGTCACTACAGGCATCCAAGGGCTAGTATGTGCAACAACAGTTTTCCCAGAGAGTTTGATTTTGATGGGCTTTGCCTTCCCAGCTTCAGCTCTGCCATCCTCTTTGTCCTTACTATTTTCCACAATCTCTTCTTTGGGAATACTTGGGGCCACTGaacttttttcctcctctttttctggcttcttcCAGCTGAATTTCCCAAAAGAGGAAGATGTTGGTGGTtccttctttacttcttcttttaattGGAGTTTGATGCTagccttccttttattttcagccttttcAGGGGAGTTCCCACCTTCAGAAACTTGGTCCTCTAATTCCTCAGACACCCTGTCATCCTCCTTTACTTCCTTCATgatctttgcctttttttctttcttctcttcctttggttTCTCACTGAGTTTGCGCTTTAGCTCACTCTGCCGTCGCCGTTCTGTCTCTAGGACCACAGCCAAGCCAGCTTGGCGGTCCAGATTCCGCCGCTCTTCATACAATGGGTTTTCAACCACATATTTCtaggaagagaaaagataaaggCTCAATAACTGGTCAAAAtactataaaagagaaaagttgGCCCTACCACTGTTAGAATTCATTTAGTGGAAATCCTCAGAGTCACCTTCCTCAAGGATAAATGGTTCTCTCAGGTCAGCATTGCTTACTAGCATTGAGGAGAACGTCCCAGTGATTATATGGAATTTGAAATATTAATGACTTTTTCTGGCTCTGAGTTTGTTTGACAACATCAAAAGGATTACTGCAGAAAGTAGGAAACTCCATAGGCTACTACGAAGACCAACCTTGTATTTCTCATTGTGTTGATAACCCTTCACATGTTGCTCTCCAGAAATTGGATCCCCCAAAAATTCCTCACAGAGCTGGCAGTAATATCCAGTGATGGGAATCAGAAACTCAGAGCCTGGAAGAAGTggaagaaagtcaagaaaataagTCATTTCTACCCAAGATGACAGCAACCAAAGGAAATCCCACTTCCCTTTTGTAGTAAAATGGTTAATGGTATAGAGGACCTTACTCACTTTCAAGTAAGAAGGAGCATTTAGATGAATCCCAGTGGTATGTTTTCCCAACTTAAAGCTTGAATTCAGGACCTCTACCCTTTCTACGTTCTGAGAACACTAACTGGTTAATTCAGGAGTTTTCTGTGTCAGACTCAATTCTGTTGCTGATTCTCCTCAAACTCCAAGTAGCACTAAGCATCTtaggagatttaaaaattatactcccAAATAGCCCAGTACTATTGGTATGAGAATCTCTCATGCTGGTATTAATTACTTAAGAATCTATCTTCTACAGATGTAAAGGATGTAGCAGCACTGACTACTTATAAAGGTAAGAAATTAAGaagtttaaagacaaagaaattttctatttctcaacTTAGCCCCTAATAACaactattcaaaatattttatagttcttagTTGAAAAGGAAGTCATATTGCACCTCTGACTGTTCTTTTTTACCtagatttcaaataaataagattttggTGCATAAGCCAGTGACGAAGAAAGCCGTACTTTCGTCTATATGCTGCCAAAGCAAGCACAAAGAAACTTATATTTTAGAGTGGTATGTGTATGTTTAACATCTGTTAGATTTTTAGCCATATGGGTAGAGATCATTCTTGTCTTATagctctctttatttctttaggaaCTAGTTTTGCACATAGAAGGCAATCTTACAGCTTTGTTAGAAGTAATGGTTATGTCTCACTCTATGCTGCTTCCTTGTACCTTACTTCAGGGATACCTCTTCCCTGACTGAATGTAAGGAAACCACAGAAAAGGCAGGGAGGAAACACACCTTTTGCAGGAACAGTTATCTTGTCAGTGCGCTTTACAGCATCTTGCTTGGCTTCACTCTGGGTCTTTGAAGCCCAAGGTCTGTTGTAGGGATCCAGTGTCTATTTGCAAGAGGCAGAGGTGCTCACACACAGCACTAAAAACTCAAAGacccacttctctctctttttctcccccacACCAGGGGGACCAGAAGCCCCCAgctacccacccccacccactcTGCCAACTGTTTAAACGAAAATCACCTGTGGAAAAGGTAAACATATGTTAGAGCAAGTACTAGCAAtggataaaatgaaacaaataatcaGGTACTCAAGGAATCAAAAGAGGCAGAAGCCTCACTTACACTTGTCATGGTGTTTAGTTACAGGCAGGTCCCCTGGACTGAGCCCTGGGGATGGTGTCTCCTTTGTTGGTATCTCTTGGCTCTTCAGATTGGGGCTCCTGCCCATATGAGAATGTTTCATTTTCCGGCTTTGTAATGCAGATGGGGGTATAGGAGTTTGAGGGGAAGGAGGGCAAGAATGGAAATAACAGAGGGCAGGATACCTACCTGTGTGTGCTTCTTATTGTGCATATGAGTGAAGAAGTCAAACATGGTCCCACAGATGGTGTTGCAGTCTTTGCACCAGTGATTGCCAGCATCATAATACTCATAGGTAGCAATGGGCTGATCAGACTGCTTAGCAGCTGGCTGGGGGCTCTCGGCAGGCTTGGGGCTCTTAGTATGGGAATTCTCATTGTTTACCTTTGATTCCTAGAGGGGGAAAAACCTGCACTAAGAAGGAATTCAAAGTAGTCTAGATCTGTCTTCTCTCAGAAAAAGCAAATAGCCTACCACAATAACAGAAATAGGACCATATGACCATATTTCCAGTGCCTAAAGCTGCACAAACTAGGAAAAACCCCATGAGAAATCTTCCTGCAAGGCTCAAACAGAACTAATTAGATTCCATAGTGCCCTGTCATCGTGGAGACTAAATAATAATggcaatatatttacttatatatccTAAAATATCTAGAAGAATACTCAAGATTATGGAAACACTGGTTGCCTCTGGGAAAGGGTAATAGAGAAGAGGAATGGATAGGAGTCTTTTACCGTATACCCTTTGGTAGATGTTAAATGTGCTACCTATgcaattaaatacattaaatttatCAATCATAATGACAActagggagggaagaaaaaccaaaatggaaaaggtaATTGACAGATTAAGCAAGTGCAAAAAACAGATGATAGTGAACTCTCTTATCACAGACACATCCTGGTATAGATAACTAGAGAGCAAGGATGGCATAGACAAAGGGGATAGTTATCTATGTGGGATGACTTAAAAGGATCTGGGTAAAATATTTCTAACTGCCTAAAGTATAACCATTAGAATTTAACACCTTTGAGTTAACATGAATCCTCTTTTAAAACATATCAACTCCCCATCATTAAGTTAtcaataataaatactttaaggcttccctggtggcacagtggttaagagtctgcctgccagtacaggggacatgggttcgagccctggtccaggaggatcccacgtgccgcagagcagctaggcccgtgtgccacagctgctgagcctgagctctagagcccatgagccacaactactgggccttgtgtgccacaactactgaagtccaaaCGCCTAGGgccccatgctcctcaacaagagaagccaccgcagtgagaagccggcacacctcaactagagaaggcccgcgcatagcaacaaagacccaaagcagccaataaataaataaataaataaatttaaaaaaatactttaatatgaAATCATTTGTCAGCAAGCTGGGAATAAGATAATTCAGGAAATGGGAATTTTGGATAACATTGGGGAGTGAGGCACAGACAAAAGGTAAATTTTGAAACACAGAGAAGGTAAGTATGAATGAGGTTCCACAGTAGACAAGATCAGGGAACTGGGCACCCTGAATACTggctggtggggagaggaagacaaTACGGAGAAAGGGAAACAATTAAGACTTCAAAGATAATCTTTCCCTATTAGAGTCCTATTCAAGAGTCACTAAAGAGATCGCACCCAGCAGGTAAGGGATGGGCACAtgcatacactgctggtgaggaCTAACTGGCACCATCTTTCCAGAAGATAACCTAGGAATACATATTACATACCTCAAAATTCTTTATAcccttgacccagcaattctattccttgACATTTATCCTTAGGAAATTATGTCAAACTACAGGTGATTTggttggttaaataaattttggtatccatacaacaacaaaaataagctCGCTAAAAATGATATTATAAAGTCTATTTATTGACATGGAAGGATGTTCACGATAGACTAGGAAAGTAACAAAATACATCTGAATAATCAATACAGATATGTAAATAGGCACAGAATGTCAAATGTCACCTTATCCAAAAGACTTTCCCTAACTACTCTATATCCcttatcctgttttctttttttaggcaCTTGTCATTACCTAACCTGCACTTGTTTACTTATTGACTATCCTCTCCCATTTCATTAGAATAAGGACCTTGTCTGCATAGTTCCCTGCTATACTTCCCAtatctagaacagtgtctggcactttTTTGGAGATCaagaaatacttgttaaatgaacgAACAGAAGAAGGGAATTTGGAATAATAAACACCAGGTATTAGTAACAATTGTGTCTAGGTGAACGGAACTGTggaattgtgtgtatgtgtttatttttatgaaatgacctattcaagagaaagaaaatctcaaaccaactatgcattttaaaaagaggcaaagaaagaagaaataccaaGGACAGGTAGGAAACAGAGCTTGTAGAGAGAACATTCCTTACTGCTGAAATGAAAATCCAATTGCAACATATCCTTGTTAGCTTCAGAGAGCCTGAAGGCTCACTCAAGTCAAGATGATAGATTATCATGGGGTTGGTGCATAAATGGAACCCCAAACAATGTGTAAGTCAGCTACAAAGGGTCAGAACTTTCGAGCTCTTCTCCCATCAAAGGCCCTGAACTCAGTGATCCTGATATAAGAATATAGTCTTAGCTGGTTGAGAGAGAACTCTCCCAGGAAGACATGAAAAAATTAGAGCTTGGTTGACAGAGAATACAGAATATCTTCTTCTCTAACCCCCAACATTAACTGACCATCTACTATGTACTACATATACCAGATGCCATGGGACACACAAAAATATCTCAAGAAGCTCTCATTTAGTGGAAGACACAGGCATGAGAACAGGCATGATCTTAATCATGTTTTCAATAAGACAGAATGGAATGAATCttataaagaaacaaagtaaTATACTATGGGAGTGCTAAAAAAGGGCTGACTCAATCTGTATGGAATTCAAGAATTCTTCATGGAGGTGGTAGTATTCAAGTTGGACCTTAGTGGATGAGTAGGGTTGGGAGACAAGCTAAGAGGATTATTAATGCAAAATTAGAGAGGCACAATAGCATAATGCACATCTGGAAAAGTGCAAGCAGTCTAAGGTGGCAGGAGTATAAGGTGTAGTGTCATATTTCTTGAGCACTACCCATctgctacgtgccaggcactgagctatgTACTGGGGACTATACAGGAGAATGAGACAGATATGGTCCCTGATCCCTTGAACCTTAAAATCTAATTGGGGAACacatgtaattatataattacaacTGCCATAAATGCTAAGAAGGAAAATGTCAGGTATTATGATAGTGTATATCAGACAAATTTAACAACctggaaaatgaaggaagggagtCAGGGAAATAATTTAATCTGCGATCTGAAGATGAAGATGACTTAGTTAGAAGACAGGATAAGAAGAGTGGGTTTCGCACGGTAACCAGAAGGAGGAGAAGACACAAAGACATTAATGATGAAACATTTAAGGAATGAAAGTTCCAGTAACGAAATTAcagagagcaaaggaaaaaagaggcatGAAATGAGGGTGAAGAGGTAGGCAAGGAAGTATCTCAATCACCAGCTGAATATGGAGAAAGAATTAAGTGTAGCAGCACAAGCAAGAAGTGAAGGTGGCTTGAACTTGGATGGCAATAGAGATGATGAGATGAATGGAATTGAGATTTACTTTGGAGGGAAAATTGGCAGATCTGTAATTGACTTGGTGTGTGGAGCAGTTTGGGGCGGGTGGAGCACTAAGAATGCTCTTCAGGTTGTTGGCATGAAAACTGTTGGATAGTAGTATCATTCACTGAGATGGGTaacaacagaagaagaaaaggttaGAGGGAGGTTGACCACAATCTTAGTTTACTTTAGGATATATTGATTTTGAGGTGTTTATGAGACAATGAAGTGGAAATAGTGAGTAGTCTGTTGGACACTCAGATTTGAACCTTAGAAGAATCACCTGAGCTAGAAAATAAAACGGAAAGTTGTCAGTATGGTATTTCAGCATAGGACTGAATGAAATGACCTAGGGAGAAAGCAGAATTCTAGAGAATTAGGCTAGAACTGAGCCCTGaagaactaaaatatttaaagatcagGAGATTAAACAGGAGCAACCAGCATacaggaggaaaataaatgtgACAGGAACcaagggaagaaaacatttttttagggGACAGTGGTTCCCTATATCAAATACTGATTTGAGAACTGAATTTGAGGCTGTACAACAGTGGTGACCTTGTTGCTAAACATGAACCTACAAAATGGCATTACAAGTTATGAGAAAACTAGAAGCCAAATTGGAGTGAGTTAAGGAGTAAATGCTAGAACTAGAACATGGAGGGCCCAGGATTTTACTTTGTGGGCAATGGGGAACTGCGAAAATTCGGAAGGAGAATACCATGATTTGAACTATGCTTTACAAAGATAACTCCAGCAAGAGTAAGAAC is a window of Physeter macrocephalus isolate SW-GA chromosome 18, ASM283717v5, whole genome shotgun sequence DNA encoding:
- the ZNF318 gene encoding zinc finger protein 318, with translation MYRSGARSSVSSHRPKESGGGGPRTGRSSGSSSGPSRRTSPPSSGSSSSRTPARRPRSPSGHRGRRASPSPPRGRRGSPSPPRGRRASPSPPRGRRLSPSPPRARRGSPSPPPRGRRLFPPGSAGFRGSSRGESRADFARDGRGDHPGDSGSRRRSPGLRSDSSLEQSLRITVGNDHFCVGIPERRRLSDRLGSPVDNLEDVDRDDLTDDSVFTRSSQCSRGLERYISREEAPLSPFLGQLDEDYRARETFLHRSDYSPHVSCHDELLRGTERNRDKLKGSYSIRPEERSREAKRPRYDDTEKIHSMGGDHPSFTSGARNYRQRRRSPSPRFLDPEFRELDLARRKREEEEERSRSLSQELVGVDGGGTGCPIPGLSGVLTASEPGYSLHRPEEVSVMPKKSILKKRIEVDMEPSMQLESFSSSTSSSHDHSLYSGHSSLPLSGAIAAFASEVENNKGTMVETTLKESQGNLYQWGPLPGIPKDSSPLREKFGSFLCHKEKLDMKAEGPERHTDFLLPHERASQDGSGFSCILSMLADSTSTQEKRRRSFPDIEDEEKFLYGDEEEDLKAESPPKPLGGSESEVMRQKGSSLPSSAPAVKLESIEETSPEYAKIHDLLKTIGLDIGVAEISKLAARTQERLHGKKPSRSSADRRSSVDRHFSADRCSSVDRRFSADRRSADPHRLESGEAHHSNTHSPEVSHPHPVSPVDPYLLTKNSPPFLKSDHPMGHIAGPEVVGSGFQSSVAVRCMLPSAPSAPIRLPHPASLSQFHMPRASQFAAARIPPNYQGPAIPPASFDAYRHYMAYAASRWPMYPASQPSNHPLPEPHRIMPVTKQATRSRPNLRVIPTVTPDESKQEESVLGSIPPAQVPVHVSIPSLIRYNPEKISDEKNRASQKQKVIEEREKLKSDREARQKKMYYLRTELERLHKQQGEMLRKKRREKDGHKDPLLVEVSRLQDNIMKDIAELRQEAEEAEKKQSELDKVAQILGINILDKSQKSSNDSREPTEKTGKAEKSRSPEKVSSSSNSFSNSKESKVNNENSHTKSPKPAESPQPAAKQSDQPIATYEYYDAGNHWCKDCNTICGTMFDFFTHMHNKKHTQTLDPYNRPWASKTQSEAKQDAVKRTDKITVPAKGSEFLIPITGYYCQLCEEFLGDPISGEQHVKGYQHNEKYKKYVVENPLYEERRNLDRQAGLAVVLETERRRQSELKRKLSEKPKEEKKEKKAKIMKEVKEDDRVSEELEDQVSEGGNSPEKAENKRKASIKLQLKEEVKKEPPTSSSFGKFSWKKPEKEEEKSSVAPSIPKEEIVENSKDKEDGRAEAGKAKPIKIKLSGKTVVAHTSPWMPVVTTSTQTKIRPNLPIPSTVLRKSGSATVSKPAPLNTFLSIKSSGTTAKPLPVVKESSADLLLPPDIISKAFGGEEVILKGSPEEKMVLAEKNEPSHVPEQMLPPPPPPPPPPPPPPPVIPHPAAPSPAQANAILAPVKSNPTVSHTVSPGFLGPNILNPVLPVAIMASAQPAAIPSDETAPGVSESDRDQTLFSVLVRPPPPLSSVFSEQAKKLEKRNSCLATANAKDLYDIFYSSGGKGAPETKLSGGPLANGENRAESSDTSSTSTLNSSASQEELPPDRNLVSAPLVSSPEKPISKPLVSLGKWSVVENIDSKSRGSSYGFLQPLTRLCQNRPYETITPKTETLAMWTSSSFQSDANRDVSPEGKIELDLGDPGPPGVKPAPELSHVHCHTMESQKLLETHLVESSNQDEESQELHQSKDCGKSEVETSAELKEGGAKLSERTVGEGTDTNVGPNSVEDSNLNHGNRYMWEGEVEQPNMQMTDKKAKQSKQLITGSKTQGKVVTELNAQVLSSTKAKIDSFPLEARSLLQNPQDTPVKISAPELLLQSSARSDMCLKDSEQEQGVSTASEEWLENSAPGSASRASRYRSLKLKRERSKEFQGKMIYELTVWDENKKPETWESPEKPKAEALDLRDVHPELTVTIESKALENFEVTNLKVEELAALGNLGDIGVDFCNTRVDPAHRSATALSQKVREENSVSPIGSNPSTLADFEPIPSFSEFPLDSPKTLVLNFGAEGEQSSSNPGTGRITPNILKTGLSMENVGLGLGSLEGTHQALDLLAGGMMPEEIEETCQLEKQDSLRLESETINPLGLGPSPCLPDLVDFVTRTSGVQKEKICSPLSEPSDPPECSSLEMGPLQLEIPNASITEVAIPQVDEYNDSPLNMIKSMASGSHTREQVVGGSTVPQEIAAQEAAVDAIQDHTESSVHN